The following coding sequences are from one Syngnathus acus chromosome 12, fSynAcu1.2, whole genome shotgun sequence window:
- the LOC119131763 gene encoding perlucin-like translates to MWTGLNDLALPGMFVWSDRQKVTFTHWVAGEPNQRVGLGKHCVALLRQTGRWELMSCAQVNSFMCKMPTVRFPMTSLKPQVAQ, encoded by the exons ATGTGGACCGGATTGAACGACCTGGCGCTTCCCGGCATGTTCGTGTGGTCGGACCGCCAGAAGGTGACCTTCACCCACTGGGTCGCAGGAGAACCCAACCAGCGAGTTGGCCTCGGCAAGCACTGCGTGGCTCTGTTACGGCAG actGGAAGATGGGAGCTAATGTCTTGCGCCCAAGTCAACAGCTTCATGTGCAAGATGCCCACAGTGCGCTTTCCAATGACCTCATTGAAGCCACAGGTAGCACAGTAG